One genomic segment of Chitinophaga sancti includes these proteins:
- a CDS encoding class I SAM-dependent methyltransferase, producing the protein MRYLSYFFYIGWHWGISMAFFVIWYEIRGERQFGVKTIGTDDLVTHVPAAELEHASMYEPVNYYTGSWLFDHVERHELDTAFLDVGCGKGRVLAIAAAYGFKQITGIDFSPKLYSYALETATALENRYDGCKVDIVCADARKYDIPDQVGVIFLFNPFDEVIMDDFISQVMESLIRKPRPLKILYANPQCKQLWLDAGFKELDAFQKLKYLRGSVLTF; encoded by the coding sequence ATGAGATATCTTTCCTACTTTTTCTATATCGGTTGGCACTGGGGCATCAGCATGGCATTTTTTGTCATCTGGTATGAGATTCGCGGCGAAAGGCAGTTCGGTGTAAAAACAATCGGCACAGATGACCTGGTAACACATGTACCGGCAGCAGAACTGGAGCATGCATCAATGTATGAACCAGTGAACTATTACACAGGTAGCTGGTTATTTGATCATGTAGAAAGGCATGAGCTGGATACAGCATTCCTGGATGTAGGTTGTGGAAAAGGAAGAGTGCTGGCCATTGCTGCTGCATATGGTTTCAAACAGATCACAGGCATTGATTTCTCGCCCAAGCTATATAGCTATGCACTTGAAACCGCTACCGCCCTGGAAAACAGGTATGACGGTTGTAAAGTAGATATTGTGTGCGCAGACGCCCGAAAATATGATATTCCCGACCAGGTAGGTGTGATCTTCCTTTTCAATCCATTTGACGAGGTGATCATGGATGACTTTATCAGCCAGGTCATGGAGAGCCTGATCCGAAAACCCCGGCCTCTAAAGATCTTATACGCCAATCCTCAATGTAAACAACTTTGGCTGGATGCTGGTTTTAAAGAGCTGGATGCGTTTCAGAAACTGAAATACCTGAGAGGATCAGTATTGACATTTTAA
- a CDS encoding OsmC family protein — MKRTANAHWNGNLKEGQGNISTQSNVLTNTQYSFNARFADGVGTNPEELLGASHAGCFTMALSAALTQAGFTAGDLDTKATVELDPSIPGITGITLDLVAAVIPGVSEEQFNAIAKGAKENCPISKALAATPITLNVIYK; from the coding sequence ATGAAAAGAACAGCAAATGCACATTGGAATGGTAATTTAAAAGAAGGTCAGGGCAATATCTCTACCCAGAGTAACGTGTTGACCAACACACAGTATTCTTTTAACGCCCGTTTTGCTGATGGAGTAGGTACTAACCCCGAAGAACTGCTGGGTGCTTCTCATGCAGGTTGTTTTACCATGGCACTGAGCGCAGCGCTCACACAGGCTGGTTTTACAGCGGGTGACCTGGATACAAAGGCAACTGTAGAACTGGATCCATCTATTCCTGGTATTACAGGGATTACACTGGACCTGGTTGCTGCCGTGATTCCAGGAGTAAGCGAAGAGCAGTTTAATGCGATTGCGAAAGGAGCAAAGGAGAATTGCCCGATTTCAAAGGCGCTGGCAGCTACGCCAATCACTTTGAATGTGATATATAAATAA
- a CDS encoding class I SAM-dependent methyltransferase, whose protein sequence is MSISDSRVNTQMFASDDAFDQVYPQGIQQLSKRHWTPLQIATASAAFLAEKPGSRILDIGSGVGKFCLIGACFHPKSYFYGIEQRKELYLYARTAKEVLKVNNADFILGNFTRFNADQYDGFYFYNSFFEHLNPEDGIDQQINYSTSLYDYYTCYMQEIMDQRVSGTRLVTYYSMGDEVPDSYQLVDASDDMLLKMWIKR, encoded by the coding sequence ATGTCTATAAGTGATTCGCGTGTAAATACGCAAATGTTTGCTTCTGATGATGCCTTTGACCAGGTCTATCCACAAGGGATTCAACAATTGTCAAAGAGGCACTGGACCCCGCTTCAGATCGCTACTGCGTCTGCAGCGTTCCTGGCTGAAAAGCCGGGTTCCAGGATCCTGGATATAGGTAGTGGAGTTGGTAAATTCTGCCTGATAGGGGCATGTTTTCACCCAAAATCTTATTTTTACGGAATCGAACAACGAAAAGAGCTGTACCTGTACGCCAGAACTGCCAAGGAAGTATTGAAGGTGAACAATGCCGATTTTATATTAGGCAACTTCACCCGTTTTAACGCAGACCAATACGATGGTTTTTACTTTTACAATTCATTTTTTGAACATCTGAATCCGGAAGATGGTATCGACCAGCAGATCAACTATTCAACAAGTCTTTACGATTATTATACCTGCTACATGCAGGAGATAATGGATCAAAGGGTTTCGGGCACCCGACTGGTCACCTATTATAGTATGGGCGATGAAGTTCCGGATAGTTATCAGCTAGTAGACGCTTCCGATGATATGCTTCTTAAAATGTGGATAAAACGTTAA
- the pucL gene encoding factor-independent urate hydroxylase, which yields MIKLGENSYGKNAVQLSKIIRHPDYHEFRQITVSVSLKGDFETAHTLGDNTKILPTDTQKNTVYALAKEHFTTSIEAFALHLAEHFVHTQQQVSTATVEIAEAAWSRLTPHAYISGGSEKHTTKIVYNAASTTITSGITDLLILKTTDSGFEHFIKDPYTTLKPTSDRIFATQCEASWIYKGQLKDYRAIFDNIRATLLGTFAGHNSLSVQQTLYAMGEAVLEAYPEVLEITLKMPNKHHILFNLEQFGMSNQNEVFIATDEPYGYIVGTVIRE from the coding sequence ATGATCAAACTAGGCGAAAATTCATACGGCAAAAACGCCGTACAATTATCCAAAATCATCCGTCACCCGGACTACCATGAATTCAGACAAATTACTGTCAGTGTATCTCTGAAAGGCGACTTTGAAACCGCCCATACACTTGGTGACAACACGAAGATCCTGCCAACGGACACACAAAAGAACACAGTGTATGCACTTGCCAAAGAGCATTTCACTACCAGCATCGAAGCCTTTGCGCTCCATCTGGCAGAACATTTTGTGCATACCCAGCAACAGGTATCTACTGCTACCGTCGAAATCGCAGAGGCAGCGTGGTCAAGGCTTACGCCTCATGCTTACATCAGTGGCGGCAGTGAAAAACATACGACTAAAATCGTCTACAATGCTGCTTCGACTACTATTACCAGTGGCATCACTGACCTGCTCATTCTCAAAACCACTGATTCTGGTTTTGAGCACTTTATCAAAGATCCTTACACCACTTTAAAGCCAACCAGCGACCGCATTTTCGCTACCCAATGTGAAGCGAGCTGGATATACAAAGGGCAGCTAAAAGATTACAGGGCTATTTTTGATAATATCCGCGCTACCTTGCTGGGTACCTTTGCCGGCCATAATAGCCTGTCTGTACAGCAAACCCTGTATGCTATGGGAGAAGCTGTGCTGGAAGCTTATCCTGAAGTACTCGAGATCACCCTGAAAATGCCTAATAAACACCATATTCTTTTTAATTTAGAGCAGTTTGGTATGAGCAATCAGAATGAAGTTTTTATAGCTACAGATGAACCTTATGGGTATATTGTAGGCACTGTCATCCGGGAGTAG
- a CDS encoding FAD binding domain-containing protein: MLRFILNNDDIGTALPPGMLLLDFIRYHQHLPGTKTGCNEGDCGACTVLIGELQNGSMHYRSFTSCLTPLGNVRGKHVVTIEGINLTSSLTAVQYAMQDCAATQCGFCTPGFVMSLTGFCLSHQAPTLTNAIAAIDGNICRCTGYKSIERAAARVAEILQPRNGTTPAQYAAGAQILPDYFVQIPARLRTLHSILESADDVRAQPIGGGTDLYVQQHDALGKKALRFMYDQPSLKGIRQEGNKCILGGATTVSDMLASPLLQAYFPYLSKYLKKVSSTQIRNMATIAGNFINASPIGDLSIFFLALDATLVLSDGRRERELPLRHLFKGYKQLNKSGDEYITHMWFNLPSQHTLFNFEKVSKRTHLDIASVNTAISITMQYDIIDDIRISAGGVGPVPQLLKETARFMTGKLLTESLIREASFLLQTEVTPISDARGTEDYKRLLLAQLFKAHFITLFPQLETAILIR, encoded by the coding sequence TTGCTACGCTTCATTCTCAATAATGACGACATTGGTACCGCTCTTCCCCCAGGTATGCTGCTGCTGGATTTTATCCGGTATCATCAGCACCTGCCCGGTACCAAGACAGGCTGTAACGAGGGCGACTGCGGAGCATGTACCGTACTGATAGGGGAATTGCAAAACGGGTCCATGCATTACCGATCCTTTACTTCCTGCCTCACCCCCCTGGGTAATGTAAGAGGTAAACACGTGGTAACCATTGAGGGTATTAACCTAACCAGCTCACTCACCGCGGTTCAATATGCCATGCAGGATTGTGCTGCTACCCAATGTGGTTTCTGCACACCAGGTTTTGTCATGTCCCTCACGGGATTTTGCCTAAGCCATCAGGCACCTACATTGACCAATGCCATTGCCGCCATAGATGGAAATATCTGTCGCTGCACCGGTTATAAATCCATAGAAAGAGCTGCCGCCAGGGTAGCAGAAATATTACAACCCCGGAATGGTACGACGCCGGCACAATACGCTGCCGGTGCACAGATATTGCCTGATTATTTTGTACAAATTCCAGCACGGTTACGCACACTCCATAGCATCCTGGAATCTGCCGATGATGTCAGAGCTCAGCCTATTGGCGGAGGGACTGACCTGTATGTACAACAACATGACGCCCTAGGGAAAAAAGCACTGCGATTCATGTATGATCAACCTTCACTGAAAGGCATCCGGCAGGAAGGGAACAAATGTATACTGGGCGGCGCCACCACCGTCTCGGACATGTTAGCATCCCCATTATTACAGGCTTATTTTCCTTATTTAAGTAAGTACCTGAAAAAGGTGAGCTCTACCCAGATCCGGAACATGGCCACTATCGCAGGTAATTTTATCAACGCATCCCCCATTGGCGATCTCTCTATTTTTTTCCTGGCACTGGATGCCACCCTCGTGCTTAGCGACGGACGAAGAGAAAGAGAACTTCCCCTCAGACATTTATTCAAAGGCTATAAACAACTGAACAAATCAGGCGATGAATACATCACCCATATGTGGTTTAATCTGCCTTCACAACATACTTTGTTCAACTTTGAAAAAGTGAGCAAGCGCACCCACCTCGATATTGCCAGTGTGAATACTGCCATCAGCATCACCATGCAATACGACATCATTGACGACATCCGCATTTCTGCAGGTGGGGTCGGACCAGTACCACAATTGCTGAAGGAAACAGCCCGGTTCATGACAGGCAAATTATTGACTGAATCACTGATCAGGGAAGCCAGCTTTCTATTGCAAACGGAAGTCACCCCCATCTCTGATGCCAGAGGCACGGAAGATTACAAACGATTATTACTGGCACAATTGTTCAAGGCTCATTTCATTACCCTGTTTCCTCAACTGGAAACAGCCATCCTGATCCGATGA
- a CDS encoding XdhC family protein, whose amino-acid sequence MKKKLVIWELISESLRQHIPVMLLYVLQSDGSSPGRQGFFMAVNAVGNLAGSIGGGIMEHKFVEMAREQLMQEEEVAAVRRQVHDKSSPRDQSGMICSGEQTILLYRIADKDATVIQQIIHCLSQYKNGLLHLSPAGLQFREGLGSSEFIMHSPDNWVYTEQLGYRDHLYLVGGGHCSLAFSKIMSMLEFYIHVYDNRPELNTFLQNECAHEKVIVEDYSLLKGMIPEGQHNYVVVMTMGYRSDDVVIRALLHKQFRYLGVLGSQAKITQLFEGYRAEGISSQLLQRVHAPVGMQIRSQTPEEIAISIAAEIIRERNTPASG is encoded by the coding sequence ATGAAGAAAAAGTTAGTCATCTGGGAATTGATCAGTGAGAGTCTGCGGCAACATATTCCCGTCATGCTACTATACGTATTGCAGAGTGACGGGAGTAGTCCTGGCAGACAAGGATTTTTCATGGCAGTGAATGCTGTGGGGAACCTGGCTGGGTCTATCGGAGGGGGGATTATGGAGCACAAATTTGTAGAGATGGCCAGAGAACAGTTGATGCAGGAAGAAGAAGTGGCGGCAGTACGTAGACAGGTGCATGATAAAAGTAGTCCCAGAGATCAAAGTGGTATGATCTGTTCCGGGGAACAGACGATCTTATTGTATCGTATTGCTGACAAAGACGCTACTGTGATTCAGCAGATTATTCACTGTCTTTCCCAGTATAAAAATGGGTTACTGCATTTATCGCCAGCGGGATTACAGTTCAGGGAAGGGCTGGGTAGTTCGGAATTTATAATGCACTCACCTGATAACTGGGTCTATACAGAACAACTGGGTTATAGAGATCATTTATACCTGGTGGGGGGAGGACATTGTTCTTTAGCATTTTCGAAAATCATGTCTATGTTGGAATTTTATATCCACGTATATGATAACAGGCCTGAGCTGAATACGTTTTTACAGAATGAATGTGCGCATGAGAAAGTGATTGTAGAAGATTATAGTCTACTGAAGGGAATGATACCTGAAGGACAGCATAATTATGTAGTGGTCATGACCATGGGGTACCGCAGTGATGATGTGGTGATCAGGGCTTTGCTCCACAAGCAGTTCAGGTATTTAGGGGTGTTGGGGAGTCAGGCTAAGATCACACAGTTGTTTGAAGGGTATCGGGCGGAAGGGATATCTTCTCAGTTATTGCAAAGGGTTCACGCTCCTGTGGGTATGCAGATCAGGAGTCAGACCCCGGAAGAGATTGCGATCAGTATTGCAGCGGAAATAATCAGGGAAAGGAATACGCCTGCTTCTGGATAA
- a CDS encoding ThuA domain-containing protein, producing the protein MKLLTFFLASLLYLTPGFSQKILAFYTAKEDAAHISFVHEANKWFPTALAQYHWTYDSTNDWSKCNPDTLARYNVILFLDTRPEAPAQRAAFQKYMEQGGTWMGFHFSAFALTPSAYNQDWDWYHNTFLGSGSYGSNTWRPTSAILRVENKQHTIVHELPDTFRSAPNEWYRWSNDLRKNKDITILLSIDPASFPLGTGPKPSEIWHGGYYPVAWTNKRYKMVYVNMGHNDIDYEHGTNKELSYTFSNPYQNRFILNSLFYLINSSRILP; encoded by the coding sequence ATGAAACTTCTTACCTTCTTCCTGGCATCACTCCTTTACCTCACCCCCGGATTCTCCCAGAAAATCCTTGCCTTCTACACTGCCAAAGAAGACGCCGCCCACATCAGCTTCGTCCACGAAGCCAACAAATGGTTCCCCACCGCCCTCGCCCAATACCACTGGACCTACGACTCCACCAACGACTGGAGCAAATGCAACCCCGACACCCTGGCCAGATACAACGTCATTCTCTTCCTGGACACCCGTCCGGAAGCTCCTGCTCAAAGAGCAGCCTTTCAAAAATATATGGAACAGGGCGGCACCTGGATGGGATTTCACTTTTCCGCCTTCGCCCTCACTCCTTCGGCATACAACCAGGATTGGGACTGGTATCACAACACCTTCCTGGGCTCCGGATCTTATGGTAGCAATACCTGGCGACCGACATCCGCCATATTAAGAGTAGAAAACAAACAACATACAATCGTTCACGAGCTGCCGGATACCTTCCGGTCAGCACCAAATGAATGGTATCGGTGGTCTAACGACCTCCGGAAAAATAAGGATATTACCATCTTATTGTCCATCGACCCTGCCAGTTTTCCCCTGGGTACCGGCCCTAAACCCAGTGAAATCTGGCATGGTGGCTATTACCCGGTAGCCTGGACCAATAAACGATATAAAATGGTCTATGTAAACATGGGGCATAATGACATTGACTATGAGCATGGTACTAATAAGGAATTATCTTATACATTCTCAAACCCTTACCAGAACAGGTTTATACTCAACTCTCTTTTTTACTTAATAAATTCAAGTAGAATATTACCCTAA
- the allB gene encoding allantoinase AllB: protein MFDLAIKGSRIITPEGIQPAVVLIKDGLIADVATVIPGDAVKKIIDIQDYVLMPGITDPHVHINEPGRTDWEGFTTATCAALASGITTLVDMPLNAHPVTTTVAALEEKITAANLFTNCGYWGGVVPGNVNELEPLIEHGVLGFKAFLTHSGIDDFPNVTAEDLRKAMPVIAKHGLPLLVHCELSTPVPSSIVGTYSAYLASRPAAWEENAIAMMIRLCEEFNCRVHIVHLSAASALPQIIKAKAEGLPLTVETAQHYLYFNAENIPDGNMAFKCAPPIREQANNELLWLALKSGIIDMVATDHSPSPANLKQGDYLQSWGGISSLQLALPALWTAARKRNVSLTQLAQWLCTAPTVLAGTQNYKGKIAKGYDADLVIWNPDQSFTVIPENLQHKHPITPYAHETLDGVVLQTYLKGVKVYDEGVYTGAPRGQNILRS from the coding sequence ATGTTTGACCTGGCGATAAAAGGGAGTCGCATTATTACTCCAGAAGGTATTCAACCGGCCGTGGTATTGATTAAAGATGGATTGATTGCAGATGTTGCAACTGTTATACCCGGCGATGCTGTTAAAAAAATAATAGATATTCAGGATTATGTATTGATGCCCGGCATCACGGATCCGCATGTACATATCAATGAACCCGGCCGAACTGACTGGGAAGGGTTTACTACCGCTACCTGTGCCGCACTGGCCAGTGGTATTACGACTTTAGTAGATATGCCATTGAATGCACACCCCGTGACGACGACAGTAGCCGCACTGGAAGAAAAGATCACGGCGGCTAACCTATTTACCAATTGTGGTTATTGGGGAGGAGTCGTACCCGGGAATGTGAATGAGCTGGAACCATTGATTGAACACGGTGTATTAGGGTTTAAAGCATTTTTAACCCATTCCGGTATCGACGATTTTCCCAATGTGACAGCCGAAGATCTGAGAAAGGCGATGCCGGTAATTGCAAAACATGGGTTGCCGTTGTTAGTACACTGTGAGTTATCCACACCTGTACCATCCTCCATAGTGGGTACTTATTCAGCATATCTGGCATCGCGCCCTGCTGCATGGGAAGAAAATGCGATAGCAATGATGATACGCTTATGTGAGGAGTTCAATTGCAGGGTGCATATCGTACATCTTTCCGCGGCGTCTGCACTGCCACAGATTATAAAAGCAAAGGCGGAAGGATTACCGTTGACTGTAGAAACTGCGCAACACTATTTATACTTCAACGCAGAAAATATTCCGGATGGCAATATGGCGTTTAAATGTGCACCACCGATAAGAGAGCAGGCAAACAACGAACTGCTCTGGCTGGCCCTGAAATCGGGTATTATTGACATGGTGGCAACTGACCACTCTCCTAGTCCGGCCAATCTGAAACAAGGTGATTATTTGCAGTCATGGGGTGGCATCTCGTCTTTACAACTGGCATTGCCTGCTTTATGGACGGCTGCTAGAAAAAGGAATGTTTCATTGACGCAGTTAGCACAGTGGCTATGCACCGCCCCTACAGTGCTGGCAGGTACCCAAAATTACAAGGGAAAAATAGCGAAAGGATATGACGCAGACCTGGTGATCTGGAACCCCGATCAGTCTTTTACTGTCATTCCTGAAAACTTACAACATAAACACCCTATTACGCCTTATGCACACGAAACGCTGGATGGTGTAGTGCTCCAAACCTACCTCAAAGGTGTAAAAGTATATGACGAAGGTGTATATACAGGTGCACCACGGGGGCAAAATATCTTACGATCATGA
- a CDS encoding molybdopterin cofactor-binding domain-containing protein, with product MKNIDSDTHVTGTSVYLDDLPLLQGTLFAAAYGSPVAHGILRRLEIAEALQIPGVVRIFTASDIPGENQIGGIIQDEPLFADHHIHFAGMPLALVVAKSRDAARAAVRKIQAIIDPLEVITNPRVAQAKGELIMPPKSVIQGDTNSTWSQCTHIFEGAIDINGQEHLYIETQGAYAIPQEHGSLKVFSSTQGPTAVQRTITRVLGIPMHRLEVVVSRLGGGFGGKEDQANTWAALCALAAHLLNKPVKYSLHRMEDMAMTGKRHPYMADFKIGLDSRLKILAYEVTFFQNAGASADLSPAVLQRTLFHCTNAYYIPNVTATAYSCKTHLPPNTAFRGFGGPQGMYVIEAAIAAAAAGLHIDKALIQRANLIQTGEPFPYGQLAESEAIACWDKAVTLYDLDKIRAAINTFNEAHLLVKKGMALMPICFGISFTNTLMNNARSLVHIYSDGSVGISTGAVEMGQGVNTKILQVAAQTLGIVDERVKINVTSTYTIANTSPSAASATADLNGKATWVACNALLARLLALAAADLKVPPEQLTIQNEIVFLNGTPTEWNWLRLVNTAFVQRVSLSEHGHYATPTIHYNNETGKGHPFAYHVYGTAIIEVTIDCLRGTYETDSVKVVHDFGLSMNPDIDRGQIEGGIVQGIGWMTLEEVIYNQHGKLVSNALSTYKVPDIYAVPKDILIDHLHTDNDNLAIFRSKAVGEPPLMYGIGAWFALRDAILAFHPKALIPFVAPMTPEKVLMALYPKQPVPAHEEKVSHLGIDQ from the coding sequence ATGAAAAACATAGACTCCGATACCCACGTCACAGGTACCTCGGTGTACCTGGATGATTTGCCACTACTACAGGGCACGCTCTTTGCCGCGGCCTATGGCTCTCCTGTAGCACATGGTATACTGCGCAGACTGGAAATTGCCGAAGCATTACAGATACCGGGGGTCGTACGCATTTTCACAGCCAGCGATATTCCCGGGGAGAACCAGATCGGTGGAATTATTCAGGATGAACCCCTGTTTGCCGATCATCATATTCATTTTGCAGGAATGCCGCTGGCACTGGTTGTAGCAAAAAGCAGGGATGCTGCCAGAGCGGCGGTAAGGAAAATCCAGGCCATTATCGACCCATTGGAAGTGATCACGAATCCAAGAGTGGCACAGGCAAAAGGAGAACTGATCATGCCCCCAAAATCAGTGATACAGGGAGATACGAATAGTACATGGTCACAGTGCACACATATCTTTGAAGGTGCTATTGACATCAACGGCCAGGAACATCTTTATATTGAAACGCAGGGAGCATATGCTATTCCGCAGGAACATGGATCCCTGAAAGTATTTTCTTCTACACAGGGACCTACTGCGGTACAAAGAACTATTACCAGGGTATTGGGTATCCCCATGCACCGGTTAGAGGTAGTGGTATCCCGCCTTGGCGGAGGATTTGGCGGAAAAGAGGATCAGGCAAATACCTGGGCTGCGTTGTGTGCACTGGCAGCACATCTGCTGAATAAACCTGTGAAATATTCATTGCATAGAATGGAAGATATGGCCATGACGGGAAAGCGTCATCCTTATATGGCTGATTTTAAAATTGGGTTGGATAGTCGTTTAAAAATACTGGCATATGAGGTAACTTTTTTCCAGAATGCCGGAGCCAGTGCAGACCTTTCTCCTGCTGTGCTGCAAAGAACTTTATTTCATTGTACCAACGCATATTATATACCCAATGTAACTGCGACCGCGTATAGCTGTAAAACACACTTGCCACCCAATACAGCATTCCGGGGTTTTGGCGGTCCACAGGGCATGTATGTGATTGAAGCGGCGATAGCCGCTGCTGCTGCAGGTTTGCATATTGACAAAGCCCTGATTCAAAGAGCGAATTTAATCCAGACAGGCGAGCCATTCCCTTATGGACAGTTAGCGGAAAGTGAAGCCATCGCCTGTTGGGATAAAGCGGTTACACTGTATGACCTGGATAAGATACGTGCTGCTATCAATACCTTTAATGAAGCACATTTATTAGTTAAAAAAGGAATGGCGCTGATGCCGATTTGTTTTGGTATCTCATTTACAAATACACTGATGAATAATGCACGTTCACTGGTGCATATATATAGTGATGGTAGTGTCGGGATCAGTACCGGTGCCGTGGAGATGGGGCAGGGTGTGAATACAAAAATATTGCAGGTGGCCGCACAGACATTGGGCATTGTTGATGAGAGAGTAAAGATCAATGTGACAAGTACTTATACTATTGCGAACACCTCTCCTTCTGCGGCAAGTGCTACAGCGGACCTGAATGGCAAAGCGACCTGGGTAGCCTGCAATGCATTGCTAGCAAGGTTATTGGCTTTAGCGGCAGCAGATTTAAAAGTTCCTCCTGAACAGCTGACTATTCAAAATGAAATTGTATTTCTGAATGGTACGCCTACGGAATGGAACTGGCTCCGCCTTGTGAATACTGCTTTTGTGCAAAGGGTATCCCTCTCTGAACATGGTCATTATGCCACGCCCACTATTCATTATAATAATGAAACCGGCAAAGGACATCCTTTTGCCTATCATGTATACGGTACAGCTATTATTGAAGTCACTATCGATTGTTTGCGTGGCACTTATGAAACCGACAGCGTGAAAGTCGTACACGACTTTGGTCTAAGCATGAATCCTGATATCGACAGGGGACAAATTGAAGGAGGTATTGTACAGGGAATAGGCTGGATGACGCTGGAAGAAGTAATTTATAACCAACATGGAAAGCTGGTATCAAATGCACTGTCCACTTACAAGGTGCCCGATATCTATGCAGTACCAAAAGATATTCTCATTGACCATTTACATACTGATAATGATAACCTGGCTATTTTCAGATCAAAAGCTGTGGGAGAGCCACCACTGATGTATGGAATAGGTGCATGGTTTGCGCTAAGGGATGCGATATTGGCTTTCCATCCGAAGGCCCTGATTCCGTTTGTAGCACCTATGACACCTGAAAAAGTATTGATGGCATTGTACCCAAAACAACCTGTTCCTGCCCATGAAGAAAAAGTTAGTCATCTGGGAATTGATCAGTGA
- a CDS encoding Abi family protein produces MNLFTTPPLSIEEQIELLQQKGLNILPEDDLTHWLSHVSYFRLKHYTNKFKDSTKRNFEPNTTFNKVIKLYLFDRDLKFILFDAIETIEVSFKTLISNSMAQKFGAHWYMTRSNFLPTFDFDDFSSAIESDVKDADEMPIKLYRRTYDTPSLPPCWMIMEIISFGKMSKMFEHLGARDVKLSICSRFNLPDTILNNWLHCINQLRNRCAHHGRIVFRSMAKTIIFPSRKKHQFINDIDNIDVNSLYATICCILHLINKIQPTSKFKSNLLQLINSNPDIDYVHMGFTENWKEEAIWQ; encoded by the coding sequence ATGAATTTGTTTACTACACCACCTCTTTCTATTGAAGAGCAAATTGAGCTGCTTCAACAGAAAGGTCTAAACATCCTACCTGAAGATGATTTAACTCATTGGCTGTCACATGTCAGCTATTTCAGGTTGAAACATTATACAAATAAGTTTAAGGATTCTACAAAACGCAACTTTGAACCCAATACCACCTTTAATAAGGTAATTAAACTGTATTTGTTTGACAGGGATTTAAAATTCATCCTGTTTGATGCGATTGAAACGATTGAAGTTTCTTTCAAGACTTTAATATCAAATTCCATGGCACAGAAATTTGGCGCTCATTGGTATATGACCAGATCCAATTTCCTGCCCACATTTGATTTTGATGATTTTTCATCCGCTATAGAGTCGGATGTTAAGGATGCAGATGAAATGCCGATAAAACTATATAGAAGAACATATGACACCCCATCTCTTCCGCCATGCTGGATGATAATGGAAATTATTTCCTTTGGCAAAATGTCTAAAATGTTTGAGCATTTAGGCGCCAGAGATGTAAAATTGAGCATATGTAGCAGGTTTAATTTGCCAGATACTATCCTTAATAATTGGTTACATTGTATCAACCAGTTAAGAAACAGATGCGCTCACCACGGCAGGATCGTATTTAGATCTATGGCAAAAACAATTATTTTCCCATCAAGGAAAAAACATCAATTCATAAATGATATTGACAACATTGATGTAAATAGTCTTTATGCTACAATTTGCTGCATTTTACATTTAATCAATAAAATTCAACCTACTTCGAAATTCAAATCTAATCTTCTACAGCTTATCAATAGTAATCCGGATATTGACTATGTACATATGGGGTTTACTGAAAATTGGAAAGAAGAAGCTATCTGGCAGTAA